From Candidatus Zixiibacteriota bacterium, one genomic window encodes:
- a CDS encoding sigma-70 family RNA polymerase sigma factor, with product MSEKELLTKAKAGDFEAFLSLVDAHKGKVYAMVRRLTQNKQDAEDIMQDTLLKAIDKIDQFRGDSSFGTWLYTIALNFARGRFAQKSQADLKPIEEYLPGLTDSGSHNHEQSALFDWRDPHKQLETEQLKKIIDEAINELPYKYREAFILRYVEELSVKEVARLTKQSDASAKSRILRARLALRDRLAKTFEDEYGRKVS from the coding sequence ATGAGTGAGAAGGAACTGTTAACCAAAGCCAAGGCCGGTGATTTTGAGGCCTTTCTTTCCCTGGTGGATGCTCACAAGGGCAAGGTGTACGCTATGGTTCGTCGGTTGACACAGAACAAACAGGACGCCGAGGATATAATGCAGGATACACTGCTGAAAGCCATCGACAAGATCGATCAGTTTCGCGGGGATTCTTCGTTCGGTACCTGGCTGTACACTATTGCATTGAATTTCGCTCGTGGCCGGTTTGCGCAAAAAAGCCAGGCCGACCTCAAGCCTATTGAAGAATATCTCCCTGGCCTCACCGACAGTGGCAGTCATAACCATGAGCAATCAGCCCTGTTCGACTGGAGGGATCCGCATAAACAACTGGAAACAGAGCAGTTAAAAAAGATAATCGACGAGGCTATCAACGAGTTACCATACAAGTATCGGGAAGCCTTTATTTTACGGTACGTTGAAGAGTTGTCTGTGAAGGAAGTTGCCCGGTTGACCAAACAGTCTGATGCTTCGGCCAAGTCGCGTATTCTGAGAGCGCGGCTGGCGTTGCGCGATCGGCTGGCAAAAACGTTTGAGGATGAATATGGCCGGAAAGTGTCCTGA
- a CDS encoding bifunctional methionine sulfoxide reductase B/A protein produces the protein MTYNKLTLEEERVIVHKGTEVSFSGKYNDHKQIGTYICQQCNAPLYRSEDKFSLGCGWPSFDDEIPGAVKHQPDTDGNRTEIVCVSCEGNLGHVFLREGFTPKNTRHCVNSISLVFVPVETSRGVEKAYFAGGCFWGIEHLLRQQEGVLETEVGYMGGVAENPSYREVCAGQTGHTETVEITFDPSVTSFETLARFFFEIHDPTQSNCQGLDVGPQYRSAVLVTSDEQEKVTLELITILKEKGFDVVTEVVPAGEFWPAEEYHQDYYEDTGKMPYCHFYQKRF, from the coding sequence ATGACATACAACAAGCTGACTCTGGAAGAAGAGCGAGTCATTGTTCATAAGGGTACAGAAGTGTCGTTCAGTGGCAAGTACAATGATCACAAACAGATCGGTACATATATCTGCCAGCAGTGCAATGCACCTTTGTACCGATCGGAGGACAAGTTCTCATTAGGCTGTGGTTGGCCGAGTTTCGACGATGAAATACCCGGAGCAGTGAAGCACCAGCCTGATACCGACGGCAACCGAACAGAGATTGTCTGCGTCAGCTGTGAAGGAAACCTGGGTCACGTCTTTCTGCGCGAAGGTTTCACTCCTAAAAATACCAGGCACTGCGTCAATTCCATCTCACTCGTCTTCGTTCCCGTAGAAACGTCCAGAGGAGTGGAGAAGGCTTATTTTGCTGGCGGCTGCTTCTGGGGAATCGAACATCTGCTGCGCCAGCAGGAAGGGGTACTGGAAACTGAGGTCGGATACATGGGTGGAGTGGCGGAGAACCCGAGCTACCGCGAAGTCTGCGCAGGCCAGACAGGTCATACGGAGACTGTCGAAATAACCTTTGACCCATCGGTGACATCCTTTGAGACTCTGGCACGGTTCTTTTTTGAAATCCACGACCCGACTCAGAGCAATTGCCAGGGGCTAGATGTTGGACCGCAGTATCGGTCGGCGGTCCTGGTAACCAGTGATGAACAAGAAAAGGTGACTCTGGAGCTTATCACGATTTTGAAGGAGAAGGGGTTCGATGTGGTTACCGAGGTGGTACCTGCAGGAGAGTTCTGGCCGGCCGAGGAATACCATCAGGATTATTATGAAGACACCGGCAAAATGCCCTACTGCCATTTCTACCAGAAGCGATTCTGA
- a CDS encoding fibrobacter succinogenes major paralogous domain-containing protein, producing the protein MKSSWFFLFTILIALGLVLCALGCGDDNPANSGDENTIETGSVTDLDGNVYATVKIGNQWWMAENLRVTHYRNGDEINVITDNTGWFETRVGACCSYNNSDTIIDTYGRIYNSYAVVDSRKIAPAGWHVASDSEWQTLIGFVGDYYTAGGKLKQRGTNHWRSPNTGASDEYGFTALPGGQRMPAGHFDRMEEEAYFWTSSYLNATTVLNTSLSYRSAEILRGGSWPYAGKSVRCVKD; encoded by the coding sequence ATGAAATCTTCATGGTTCTTTCTTTTCACAATCCTGATAGCACTCGGCCTGGTTCTCTGCGCTTTGGGATGTGGCGATGACAATCCTGCTAACTCAGGTGATGAAAACACAATCGAAACCGGGAGTGTCACTGATCTTGATGGAAATGTCTATGCCACGGTGAAGATTGGCAACCAGTGGTGGATGGCTGAAAACCTGCGCGTGACTCATTATCGCAACGGCGATGAGATCAACGTAATCACCGACAATACGGGCTGGTTTGAAACCAGAGTCGGTGCCTGCTGCTCCTACAATAACAGTGATACAATCATCGACACATACGGAAGGATATATAACTCGTATGCGGTAGTTGATAGCCGCAAAATTGCTCCTGCAGGTTGGCATGTGGCGTCCGACAGTGAATGGCAGACTCTTATCGGTTTTGTCGGTGACTACTACACGGCCGGTGGTAAATTGAAACAACGTGGGACAAACCATTGGCGCAGTCCAAACACGGGAGCCTCAGATGAGTACGGATTTACTGCCCTTCCCGGCGGCCAGCGTATGCCCGCCGGCCACTTTGATAGAATGGAAGAGGAGGCATATTTCTGGACATCATCCTACCTGAATGCTACTACAGTGCTCAATACCAGTTTGAGTTATAGATCAGCTGAGATCCTTCGAGGTGGAAGTTGGCCGTATGCGGGAAAGTCAGTGCGCTGTGTGAAGGATTGA
- a CDS encoding HAD-IB family phosphatase, giving the protein MKIKAVFFDLDGTIIRNTDSVRYLCIQNDRLSEFEKIECLEDDNNIPWIEADYLKAELIKGLSFRDADDKFDDNIELIQNLEMVLTYLKEKGVKSVLITAGPIQVANILGTKFDFDGIYGSQYELKDQKFTGKILSHLGSKGKVNGLNDFCANNSICLNQCVAIGDSESDIDIFKKCSKSIAINYSDALKGKASDYIITDDLSDIIDIIESWLAE; this is encoded by the coding sequence GTGAAGATAAAAGCTGTATTTTTTGATTTGGATGGAACAATAATTAGGAACACCGATTCTGTTAGATATCTCTGTATACAAAATGATAGATTAAGTGAATTTGAAAAAATAGAATGCCTTGAAGACGATAACAATATTCCGTGGATTGAGGCCGATTATCTTAAGGCAGAACTAATCAAAGGCCTCAGTTTCAGAGATGCAGATGACAAATTCGATGACAATATAGAACTTATTCAGAATCTGGAAATGGTTTTGACATATTTGAAAGAAAAGGGAGTGAAATCGGTACTAATAACAGCAGGGCCAATTCAAGTTGCCAATATCCTCGGGACTAAATTTGATTTCGATGGTATTTATGGCAGTCAGTATGAATTAAAAGACCAGAAATTTACCGGAAAGATCTTATCTCACCTGGGAAGTAAAGGAAAGGTAAATGGTCTTAATGATTTTTGTGCAAATAACAGTATTTGCTTGAACCAGTGTGTTGCAATTGGAGATAGCGAATCAGATATTGATATCTTTAAAAAATGTAGTAAGTCAATCGCCATAAACTATTCCGACGCATTGAAGGGAAAGGCATCTGATTATATTATCACCGATGATCTTTCGGACATTATTGATATTATTGAATCCTGGCTCGCCGAATAA
- a CDS encoding zf-HC2 domain-containing protein: MAGKCPEYISNLNDYLDGGVSPELCAEIQAHLGECRNCRIMVDTLKQTVKLCRDGVEEQLPQALEEKLTGLLRKHWEKKFGRK, encoded by the coding sequence ATGGCCGGAAAGTGTCCTGAATACATAAGTAATCTCAACGACTATCTCGACGGCGGTGTTTCCCCCGAACTGTGCGCCGAAATCCAGGCCCATCTGGGCGAATGCCGAAATTGCCGAATCATGGTTGACACTCTCAAACAGACCGTAAAACTGTGCCGTGACGGAGTGGAAGAACAGCTGCCACAGGCGCTTGAAGAGAAGCTCACGGGTCTCCTGAGAAAACACTGGGAAAAGAAGTTCGGGAGAAAATAA
- a CDS encoding NAD(P)-dependent alcohol dehydrogenase: MKAIVRTRYGSPDILELKEVDKPAPTDNQALVKIHAASVNPLDWHILRGEPFLVRLMGFGLLKPKHQILGADMAGRVEAVGKDVIQFKVGDEVFGSSMGGFAEYACVREDKLVLKPTAMTLEQAATVPVAGITALQALRDHGRLQSGQHVLINGASGGVGTFAIQIAKMLGAQVTGVCSGKNFEMVRSIGADHVIDYTKEDFWLSGKVYDLILDNAAFHSIRKPLRVLKATGIYVGVGGSSSTSSILQSLIFNPLIARMKDRKVISFMANVNQADLVFIKELLEAGKIAPVVDRKYSLSETPEAIRYVEKGHARGKVVITFDEK, from the coding sequence ATGAAAGCTATCGTACGCACAAGATATGGATCGCCCGATATCTTGGAACTGAAAGAAGTCGACAAGCCCGCGCCAACAGACAATCAAGCTTTGGTAAAGATACATGCGGCGTCGGTGAACCCGCTTGACTGGCACATTCTACGTGGCGAGCCTTTTCTGGTTCGACTAATGGGCTTTGGACTTCTGAAACCGAAACACCAGATACTCGGTGCCGACATGGCTGGCCGGGTTGAAGCTGTTGGTAAGGATGTAATTCAGTTTAAGGTTGGTGACGAAGTCTTTGGCTCGAGCATGGGTGGATTTGCAGAATATGCGTGTGTTCGCGAGGACAAATTGGTGCTGAAGCCGACAGCCATGACTCTTGAGCAGGCGGCAACTGTGCCGGTCGCCGGCATTACAGCGTTGCAGGCTCTTCGTGATCACGGACGACTGCAATCAGGACAACATGTCTTGATCAACGGCGCATCCGGTGGAGTGGGGACATTTGCGATACAGATAGCTAAGATGCTAGGAGCGCAAGTAACCGGAGTGTGTAGCGGAAAAAACTTCGAGATGGTTCGGTCGATTGGCGCAGATCACGTGATAGATTATACTAAAGAAGACTTCTGGTTGAGCGGGAAGGTGTATGATCTGATCTTAGACAATGCCGCATTTCATTCAATACGAAAGCCTCTGCGCGTGCTAAAAGCTACCGGCATATATGTCGGAGTTGGCGGCTCTTCATCAACTTCGAGTATTCTACAATCGCTGATTTTCAATCCTCTTATTGCAAGGATGAAGGATAGAAAAGTTATTTCATTCATGGCGAACGTGAATCAGGCAGATTTGGTCTTCATAAAGGAGCTTTTGGAGGCCGGCAAAATAGCGCCTGTAGTAGATAGGAAGTACTCTTTGAGTGAAACTCCTGAGGCGATCCGATATGTTGAAAAAGGACACGCACGAGGAAAAGTGGTCATCACCTTTGACGAGAAATAA
- a CDS encoding STAS domain-containing protein, whose amino-acid sequence MEFKDVLEGDVVVISISGKIMGGKDTVMCRNRLHDHLKSNTRKFVIDMGDVEWTNSQGLGMLIGCYTSVKRAGGHVALARIDSVRELLVLTRLIQVFDCYDSMDEAKEAITEM is encoded by the coding sequence ATGGAATTCAAGGATGTATTGGAAGGCGATGTTGTTGTCATCAGTATCTCCGGGAAGATTATGGGCGGTAAGGACACTGTGATGTGTCGAAACCGACTCCACGACCACCTCAAATCTAATACAAGGAAGTTTGTAATAGATATGGGTGATGTCGAATGGACCAACTCACAGGGTCTCGGTATGTTGATAGGGTGTTATACCTCAGTGAAGAGGGCTGGCGGACATGTAGCTTTAGCCAGAATTGACAGTGTCCGAGAGTTGCTGGTATTAACGCGCTTGATTCAAGTATTCGACTGCTATGACAGCATGGACGAGGCCAAGGAAGCGATTACTGAAATGTAG
- a CDS encoding 4Fe-4S binding protein yields MNTEIYEKLAQALDRLPNGFPRTPSNVEITLLQKIFSEEEAKLVGCLTGTMEPTKAIAHRAGLPVDEVAAALKEMAQKGLVWLDRSSDDVKFRLAPFVVGIYEAQVFSMDKELAQLVDDYLADGGAAGIMKYDPALHRVIPVRGAVTGDWVLPYDDVKKILMKAKSFANHDCICRVQKAHLGQKCDFPVRNCLVFNLQSGTPGFDSISQEEALALLDEAEEVGLVHCVSNVTDGIGYICNCCGCCCAVLRGITEWGISKSVAYANYYAVVDSDNCSDCQTCHDRCQVNAIETEDDVSVIIREQCIGCGLCVTECPEEAIELKLKPESEIVHPPKDFPTWEKIRLESRGLA; encoded by the coding sequence ATGAATACTGAAATTTATGAAAAACTGGCGCAGGCTTTGGATAGATTACCAAACGGATTTCCGCGGACTCCTTCCAATGTTGAAATTACATTGCTGCAGAAGATATTTTCGGAGGAAGAAGCAAAGCTGGTGGGGTGTTTAACCGGGACAATGGAACCGACCAAAGCTATTGCGCATAGAGCCGGACTTCCTGTCGACGAGGTGGCGGCCGCGTTAAAAGAAATGGCTCAGAAAGGGTTGGTGTGGCTTGATAGAAGCTCCGACGATGTGAAGTTCCGATTGGCTCCGTTCGTTGTAGGGATTTATGAAGCACAAGTATTTAGCATGGACAAGGAACTGGCTCAGTTGGTTGATGATTACCTCGCGGACGGCGGAGCGGCAGGAATTATGAAGTATGATCCGGCGCTTCATCGCGTGATTCCGGTGCGGGGTGCGGTCACGGGAGATTGGGTGCTTCCATACGATGACGTCAAGAAAATCCTTATGAAAGCGAAGTCGTTTGCCAATCATGATTGTATTTGCCGGGTTCAAAAAGCGCATCTGGGACAAAAATGTGATTTTCCTGTCAGGAATTGTCTGGTGTTCAATCTACAGAGCGGAACGCCGGGATTCGATTCTATATCGCAGGAAGAAGCTTTGGCGCTTCTTGATGAGGCTGAAGAAGTCGGACTGGTGCACTGCGTTAGCAACGTCACTGACGGTATCGGGTATATTTGCAATTGTTGCGGATGCTGTTGCGCCGTTTTGCGGGGGATCACAGAATGGGGCATAAGTAAATCGGTTGCCTATGCCAACTACTACGCTGTTGTTGACTCCGATAATTGCAGCGATTGTCAGACCTGTCATGATAGATGCCAGGTGAACGCGATTGAAACGGAGGATGATGTTTCGGTTATCATACGTGAACAATGTATCGGATGCGGATTGTGCGTGACAGAATGCCCAGAGGAAGCGATCGAATTGAAACTAAAACCGGAGAGTGAGATAGTCCACCCGCCTAAAGATTTTCCAACCTGGGAAAAGATACGCCTCGAAAGCCGCGGGTTGGCATAA
- a CDS encoding cupin domain-containing protein: MKLRKEELPVALELPVATFRVAEWDDMAVAYVELAAGADATPLLEGLHEDKCQCPHWGYMLKGAIHVRYGNGEVEVCRAGEMFHWPAGHTVWVEEDTSFVEFSPRKELKELYDHIGKKLASAS, from the coding sequence TTGAAGCTACGCAAAGAAGAATTACCAGTTGCCCTGGAGTTGCCTGTCGCGACATTTCGTGTCGCTGAATGGGATGATATGGCGGTAGCGTATGTCGAACTGGCGGCGGGTGCCGACGCCACACCGCTGCTTGAAGGACTTCATGAGGACAAGTGTCAGTGTCCACATTGGGGGTATATGCTCAAAGGGGCCATTCACGTTCGTTACGGCAATGGCGAAGTGGAGGTATGTCGAGCAGGTGAGATGTTTCATTGGCCGGCCGGGCATACAGTTTGGGTGGAGGAGGACACGTCCTTCGTCGAATTCAGTCCAAGGAAAGAACTCAAGGAGTTGTACGACCATATAGGTAAGAAACTGGCGTCCGCTTCCTGA